One Blattabacterium cuenoti DNA window includes the following coding sequences:
- the rpsA gene encoding 30S ribosomal protein S1, protein MSNQTEEIKKDVKSLDSNLYDVNLEKSKNDKEKIKSFDWTKYETHNNNEIQKKRKEFEEIYTKTLPDIQELEIYKGIVTLITNKNVIVDIGFKAEGAIPINEFREDFNFFEVGSSIEVMVVKMDYKGQCILSYQKAKTLRNWKRINEAYEKGEVILGYVAARTKGGLIIEIFDIECFLPGSHINVKPVRDYDIYVGKTMEVKVVKINRKTKNVVVSHKVLIERDIEEQRKEMISKLDKGQVLEGKIKNILPYGAFVDLGGVDALLHITDMSWPHINHPTEVVQLEQELKFVVLGVDKDKNRVQLGLKQLQPHPWNSLDKNLKVGSIVKGKVSVLADYGAFVEIIPGVEALLHISEMSWSSDLSSPQDFVQIGDKLETMILTIDRQERKMSLSLKQLTPDPWISIQKKYPIGSKHLGVVRKFTNFGVLLELEKGISGIVYTNDLSWLKKIKHSSEFCNINDRLEIIVMSLDIQTRRLNLGHKQLTENPWNKYENIYHVGSIHHGIIINLFDKGATVKFPVTTTDKEKEDKEQKFEEFEAFAPLRFLEKKDGKYLKIGEKVNFKIIEFNKETKKIVVSHTSIYKDYKDGKQQKKEHRVRSRKLEKSTLGDIAGLAKLKEKIEKEKKIEEKE, encoded by the coding sequence ATGTCTAATCAAACAGAAGAAATTAAAAAGGATGTAAAAAGTTTAGATTCAAATCTTTATGATGTGAATTTAGAGAAATCAAAAAATGATAAGGAAAAAATAAAAAGTTTCGATTGGACGAAATACGAAACTCATAATAATAATGAGATACAAAAAAAAAGAAAAGAATTTGAAGAAATATATACGAAAACTTTGCCAGATATCCAAGAATTGGAAATTTATAAAGGGATTGTGACGCTTATTACGAATAAGAATGTAATTGTGGATATTGGATTTAAAGCAGAAGGGGCGATTCCTATAAATGAATTTAGAGAAGATTTTAATTTTTTTGAAGTAGGAAGTTCTATAGAAGTCATGGTGGTCAAGATGGATTATAAAGGACAATGTATTCTATCATATCAGAAAGCAAAAACATTAAGAAATTGGAAACGCATTAATGAAGCATATGAGAAAGGGGAGGTTATTTTAGGTTATGTTGCTGCTAGAACAAAAGGGGGGCTTATCATAGAAATTTTTGATATTGAATGTTTTCTTCCAGGTTCACACATTAATGTAAAACCTGTTCGAGATTATGATATTTATGTTGGAAAAACTATGGAAGTCAAAGTCGTTAAAATTAATAGAAAAACAAAAAATGTTGTTGTTTCTCATAAAGTTTTGATAGAAAGAGATATTGAAGAACAAAGAAAAGAAATGATTTCTAAATTAGACAAAGGACAAGTTTTAGAAGGAAAAATAAAAAATATTCTTCCTTATGGAGCTTTTGTAGATTTAGGAGGTGTAGATGCATTATTACATATCACAGATATGAGTTGGCCTCATATAAATCATCCCACAGAAGTTGTTCAGTTGGAGCAAGAATTAAAATTTGTGGTTTTAGGTGTGGATAAAGATAAAAATCGTGTTCAGCTAGGATTAAAACAATTGCAACCACACCCTTGGAATTCATTGGACAAAAATTTAAAAGTGGGAAGTATAGTCAAGGGAAAAGTCAGTGTTTTGGCAGATTATGGAGCTTTTGTAGAAATTATACCAGGAGTAGAAGCTTTATTACATATAAGTGAAATGTCTTGGTCTTCTGATTTATCTTCTCCCCAAGATTTTGTGCAAATAGGAGATAAGTTAGAAACCATGATACTCACTATAGACCGTCAAGAAAGAAAAATGTCTTTAAGTCTCAAACAACTCACTCCAGATCCTTGGATATCTATCCAAAAAAAGTATCCTATAGGATCAAAACATCTTGGGGTAGTACGAAAATTTACTAATTTTGGAGTTCTTTTAGAATTAGAGAAAGGAATATCTGGAATTGTTTATACAAATGATCTTTCATGGTTAAAAAAAATCAAACATTCTTCTGAATTCTGTAATATTAATGATAGATTGGAAATCATAGTTATGTCCTTAGACATTCAAACAAGAAGACTCAATTTAGGACACAAACAATTAACGGAAAATCCATGGAATAAGTATGAAAATATTTATCATGTAGGAAGTATTCATCATGGAATAATAATAAACTTATTTGATAAAGGAGCTACAGTAAAATTTCCTGTGACTACTACTGATAAAGAAAAAGAAGATAAAGAACAAAAATTCGAAGAATTCGAAGCATTTGCTCCATTACGTTTTTTGGAAAAAAAAGATGGTAAATACCTTAAAATAGGAGAAAAAGTTAATTTTAAGATTATAGAATTTAATAAAGAAACCAAGAAGATTGTTGTTTCTCATACTTCAATTTATAAAGATTATAAAGATGGAAAACAACAAAAAAAAGAGCATCGTGTTAGAAGCAGGAAACTAGAAAAATCTACTTTGGGAGACATTGCGGGATTGGCTAAGTTAAAAGAAAAAATAGAAAAGGAGAAAAAAATAGAAGAAAAAGAGTAA